In Deltaproteobacteria bacterium, a single window of DNA contains:
- a CDS encoding ABC transporter ATP-binding protein has translation MLKINNVEVIYDDVILVLKGMSMEAKEGEITVLLGANGAGKTTTLKAISGLLKSEEGEVTDGSIEFMGEKINNKDAEDIVRMGIFQVMEGRRIFKDLTVTENLIAGAYTRKDKQNIKRDIETVFDYFPKLQSRRTQVAGYMSGGEQQMLAIGRALMARPRLMLLDEPSLGLAPLLVKEIFEIIRKICSEEKTTILLVEQNANLALSIGHYGYVMEMGKVVLDGECSKLRENEDVKEFYLGLSDVGKKKSFKDAKHYKRRKRWLS, from the coding sequence ATGTTAAAGATCAACAACGTGGAAGTGATTTACGATGACGTGATCCTGGTACTCAAGGGGATGTCCATGGAAGCTAAGGAAGGCGAAATCACAGTTCTTCTGGGCGCTAACGGCGCCGGCAAGACCACGACCCTAAAGGCGATTTCGGGATTATTGAAGTCTGAAGAGGGTGAGGTGACAGACGGCTCAATAGAATTCATGGGAGAAAAGATCAACAATAAGGATGCCGAAGATATTGTCAGAATGGGCATTTTCCAGGTCATGGAAGGACGCCGGATATTTAAAGACTTGACGGTGACGGAAAATCTGATAGCCGGCGCCTATACCCGCAAGGACAAACAGAATATCAAGCGAGACATAGAAACCGTTTTTGATTATTTCCCGAAGCTGCAGAGCCGGCGCACTCAGGTGGCCGGGTACATGAGCGGCGGTGAGCAGCAGATGCTCGCAATCGGCAGGGCCCTGATGGCGCGCCCGCGGCTGATGCTGCTCGATGAACCATCCCTGGGCCTGGCCCCGCTTTTGGTGAAGGAAATTTTTGAAATAATCAGAAAGATATGCAGCGAAGAGAAAACCACAATCCTGCTCGTGGAACAGAACGCCAATCTGGCTCTTTCCATCGGCCATTACGGATATGTTATGGAGATGGGTAAGGTGGTGCTGGACGGCGAGTGTTCCAAATTACGGGAAAACGAGGATGTCAAGGAGTTCTACCTCGGACTTTCCGACGTGGGCAAGAAGAAGAGCTTCAAAGACGCGAAGCATTACAAGCGCAGAAAGAGATGGCTTTCATAG
- a CDS encoding ABC transporter substrate-binding protein translates to MKRFLLAVLAVFLLSGVGFAEPTIKIGGIFDLTGATGDVGSPYAVAAKDYINYVNKQGGVNGRKIELIDTDYAYKIPQAVAAYKEMQSKGVIAILGWGTGDTEAMATMITNDKIPYISASYSEHLVFDKTPYNFIGATTYSDQARLALKWIKDNWKDKSRAPRVALIYNDSGFGLSPIQDAEDFAKKIGVEIVDKEIVPLQALDATTQLLNMQKTKPDFAINQHTLMATSTILKDAKKLGLKNKFIGLNWTFSEKLIQMAGDASEGFMAPMPFAFWTEAKIPGVALMHKVRKEMNGKLDVQPVNYTQGFIGAYLLVEALKKAGNNLTGENIKKVLESNKFVMMGLCADIAYKPELRKPNLSAKMYVIKKGKIEPLTAFLKY, encoded by the coding sequence ATGAAAAGATTTTTGTTGGCTGTTTTAGCAGTGTTTTTACTAAGCGGTGTCGGTTTTGCGGAGCCAACCATCAAGATCGGTGGTATCTTTGACCTTACGGGCGCCACTGGTGATGTGGGATCACCCTATGCGGTGGCTGCGAAGGACTACATCAACTATGTCAACAAACAAGGCGGGGTTAACGGCAGGAAGATAGAACTGATTGATACGGACTATGCCTATAAAATTCCCCAGGCAGTTGCTGCTTACAAAGAAATGCAGTCCAAAGGCGTTATTGCCATTCTGGGCTGGGGAACGGGCGATACAGAGGCCATGGCGACCATGATCACCAACGATAAGATACCCTATATATCCGCCTCCTATTCCGAACACCTCGTCTTCGACAAGACGCCCTATAACTTCATCGGTGCCACCACCTATTCCGATCAGGCCCGACTGGCCTTGAAGTGGATCAAGGACAATTGGAAAGACAAGAGTCGAGCGCCGCGCGTGGCCTTGATTTATAATGACTCGGGATTCGGCCTGTCGCCCATCCAGGATGCCGAGGATTTTGCCAAGAAAATCGGCGTAGAGATCGTGGATAAAGAAATCGTGCCGCTGCAAGCCCTTGACGCGACGACGCAACTGCTCAACATGCAGAAGACGAAACCCGACTTTGCGATCAATCAGCATACCCTCATGGCGACGAGTACGATCCTGAAGGATGCCAAAAAACTCGGCCTGAAGAACAAGTTTATCGGCCTCAACTGGACATTCTCCGAGAAGCTGATCCAGATGGCCGGTGATGCGTCGGAAGGTTTCATGGCGCCCATGCCCTTTGCTTTCTGGACGGAGGCCAAGATTCCAGGCGTAGCCTTAATGCATAAGGTGCGCAAAGAGATGAACGGTAAGTTAGACGTGCAACCCGTCAATTACACCCAGGGTTTCATCGGCGCCTATCTGCTCGTGGAAGCGCTCAAGAAAGCAGGCAACAACCTGACCGGCGAAAACATCAAGAAGGTGCTGGAATCAAATAAATTCGTCATGATGGGATTGTGCGCGGACATCGCCTACAAACCGGAACTCAGAAAGCCGAATCTATCGGCAAAGATGTATGTAATAAAGAAGGGCAAGATCGAACCTCTGACGGCTTTCTTGAAGTATTAG
- a CDS encoding branched-chain amino acid ABC transporter permease: protein MAIKCGVFKTTYEDDEAIWQTKVSKFWIALLLIVLIAFPFIFQGSRYLLYVVNSVLIAVIAAIGLNILTGFTGQISLGHGAFMGVGAYASGYFMTILGMPFWVCVLAAGCVTAIVGMIFGIPSLRLKGLYLAIATLAAQVILEFVFVRWRAVTGGSQGMMVPPAKIGGIVFNSDFKFYFLALGFTIIAIMIAKNIVRTKPGRAFMAIRDRYISAEIIGVPLFQYKLISFGISSFYAGVAGSLWAHYLGIITPEHFNVVISIQYLSMIIIGGLGSIYGSILGAIFMTLLPEVLRLISGLFSNQYPVLVNIFGAIREGIFGLVIILFLIFEPDGLAARWKTIQNYWKLWPFSY, encoded by the coding sequence ATGGCAATCAAGTGCGGCGTATTCAAGACAACCTACGAGGACGACGAGGCCATCTGGCAGACCAAAGTGTCCAAGTTCTGGATAGCCTTGCTGCTGATTGTTTTGATCGCGTTCCCGTTTATATTTCAGGGATCCCGATATTTGCTATACGTCGTGAACAGCGTCCTCATTGCCGTCATCGCCGCCATCGGGCTAAACATCCTGACTGGCTTTACGGGTCAGATCTCTCTGGGGCACGGCGCCTTCATGGGCGTCGGGGCGTATGCCTCGGGATATTTCATGACAATTCTGGGGATGCCGTTTTGGGTATGTGTTCTGGCCGCGGGGTGTGTAACGGCCATCGTCGGCATGATCTTCGGCATCCCGTCCTTGCGGCTGAAAGGATTATATCTGGCCATCGCCACCCTGGCGGCACAGGTGATCCTGGAGTTTGTCTTTGTGCGCTGGCGGGCTGTCACGGGCGGCAGTCAGGGCATGATGGTACCGCCTGCCAAAATCGGCGGCATTGTCTTCAACAGTGATTTCAAATTTTATTTCCTGGCCCTGGGTTTTACCATCATCGCCATCATGATTGCCAAAAACATTGTCCGCACGAAACCCGGCCGGGCTTTCATGGCGATCCGGGACAGATATATCTCGGCGGAGATTATCGGTGTCCCCCTTTTCCAGTACAAACTTATATCGTTCGGCATCAGTTCTTTTTACGCGGGCGTGGCGGGAAGCTTGTGGGCGCATTACTTAGGCATCATAACGCCGGAACACTTTAATGTCGTGATTTCCATTCAGTATCTTTCGATGATCATTATCGGCGGTCTCGGCAGCATTTATGGCAGCATCCTGGGTGCGATCTTCATGACACTCTTACCCGAGGTGCTAAGGCTGATCAGCGGTCTTTTTTCCAACCAATATCCCGTTTTAGTCAATATTTTCGGCGCGATCAGGGAGGGCATTTTCGGGCTCGTCATCATTCTCTTCCTGATCTTTGAGCCGGACGGTCTGGCTGCCAGATGGAAAACCATCCAGAACTACTGGAAACTGTGGCCATTTTCATATTAG
- a CDS encoding branched-chain amino acid ABC transporter permease: MESVLQSLISGIVVGSIYALIALGFVLIYKSTAVINFAQGELLMFGAYLCLALVVVLKIPFWLAFVATLIAAALFGFLLERLFLRPMIGEPAISIIMLTIGLASLLKGIIHVIWGSETLVYPAIFPAEPLHFGAIVVSQVYLYSVFFAVLCLVLFNLFFRYSSSGIAMRAVANDQQAAQSMGISIKKIFAIAWAIAAVVASVGGILIGNINGVNSSLSSFGLKVFPAVILGGLDSIPGAILGGFIIGLLEALSGMYLDPIFEGGSKEVVPFIVLVVVLMIKPYGLFGTEEIEKI; encoded by the coding sequence ATGGAATCAGTTTTACAGTCGTTGATCAGCGGCATTGTGGTGGGCAGCATTTATGCCCTGATCGCCCTGGGATTTGTGCTGATCTATAAATCAACGGCCGTGATCAATTTTGCCCAGGGAGAGCTGCTGATGTTCGGGGCTTATCTGTGCCTGGCCTTGGTTGTGGTATTGAAGATTCCCTTTTGGCTGGCTTTTGTGGCGACCCTCATTGCCGCGGCGCTCTTTGGATTTCTCCTGGAAAGGCTTTTTTTGCGACCGATGATCGGCGAACCGGCCATTTCCATCATCATGCTCACGATCGGGCTGGCAAGCCTGCTCAAAGGCATCATCCATGTCATCTGGGGTTCGGAAACCCTGGTCTATCCCGCCATTTTTCCTGCGGAACCTTTGCACTTCGGCGCCATTGTCGTCTCCCAGGTCTATCTGTACAGTGTCTTCTTTGCCGTGCTTTGCCTTGTTTTATTCAACCTTTTTTTCCGCTATTCCAGTTCCGGCATCGCGATGCGAGCGGTGGCCAATGATCAGCAGGCCGCGCAGTCCATGGGCATCAGCATCAAGAAGATCTTTGCCATCGCCTGGGCGATTGCCGCCGTGGTAGCCAGCGTCGGAGGCATTCTGATCGGCAATATCAACGGCGTCAACTCGAGCCTCAGCTCGTTTGGACTCAAGGTTTTTCCCGCGGTCATCCTGGGCGGTCTGGACAGCATCCCCGGCGCCATCCTGGGCGGCTTCATCATCGGGCTGCTCGAAGCGCTCAGCGGCATGTATCTGGACCCCATTTTCGAAGGGGGCTCCAAGGAAGTCGTGCCTTTCATAGTACTCGTCGTTGTTTTAATGATCAAGCCTTATGGGCTGTTCGGCACCGAAGAGATAGAAAAGATTTAA